Part of the Streptomyces sp. NBC_00457 genome, CGAAGAGAGGCACGGTTTCGATGCCGAACCCCGCCTGCTCATAGGCATGTTGCAATGTGCGGTGGTGACCGCTGACCTCGGGTCGGGTGATGTCGCCTTGGTCGTCGTAAGAAATCCCCCAGCCCGCGATGCTCGCGTAGATTCGGTTGCCGGCGGCGATCGCGTCCTCCTCACGCATGAGGACTACCATGCCGCAGCCTTCGCCCCGCCACAGCCCGTTTGAGTAGCGGTCGTACAGGCGCATCTCGTTCTTGACGAGCGCCCCAGCCCTGGCGAACTCGATGATCTCCAAAGGGTCGATGGACAGATTGATACCGCCCGCAACGACCACGTCGGCGACCCCGCTCAGCAGGACGGACCCAGCTGTGGTGACGGGAATCAGGGACGGGGAGCAGGCCTCACCGACGCTGTAGTCGCCGCCGTTGAAGTTGTAGTAGCTACAGATGCGTCCGGCGACGGCGTTGGACAGGCCGCTGGCCACGGTGTCCTGGCCGGTGGGCGGGAAGCGCCTGTGGTAGTGCGCCTCCAGGCGCGCTGTGAATTCCGCGATGCGAACGTTGTCCCAGCCCATCTCCTCGAGGGCGCCGACCACTAGCCGTCGCGCGTAGGGCCAAGGATGCCGCACTTCGTTGGCGCGGGAAGGTTCGCCGTTGTGCGTGCTGCCGATCACCACGCTGATGGTCTTGCGCGCGAGCGCCTCGCCCGCTGGGAGGTCCGCATCGAGAAACGCGCGGCCCAGGGCGTCGCGGGCGAGCCAGAAGGCGGAGTCGGGTGACCGGTACGCGGTGGTTGCCGGCGTGTGGGGGGTGCGGTTGGACGCGAAACCTTCGAGAGCGGCCGCATCGTGGGCGTAGAAGGGGTCTGGCAGTGCCGGATCGGAGCTGATGCAGTCCCAATGGCCCATACGCACATCGGGGAGCCAGCGGGAGGCACGAGGTCCGTCGACGGCAATCTCCCACAGCTCCTGGGGAGATGCCGCATCCGGATAGCGGCAGGCCATGCCAACGATGGCAATTCTGTTCATGCCAGCACCCTCTCCTTCTGCTAGCCGGGCAATTGCCCCTCTGGAGCAAGGCTTCCAGCGAAGAGACAAGAGGATCGGCGGGCATCTGCGGTCTAGCCGGGGCATGTTGTCGCCGCGCAGGGTGTACGTCTCGACCCGTGGGTACTGCCTGATCCTGCGCTCTCCTCATAAGCACGGTGATTCGGCTCCGGATCCCGCCCTGCGCATGGCGCACGTTCTTATGACCGGCCACGATGCTGCTCACGTCCCCAGCGTTGCCTATGTGGACGGTGCTAGGGGGCGTGAGCGGCACTTCGGCCGGAATGCGGTGGCAAAGCAATCTGGTGCATCCGGGGGCCTCGCTGCACGCTAGAGAACGCCTCTTAGGCTCAGGGACGGCGGCAGGAACCAAGGCCCTTGCTCCACTGCTCCCGCACTGGCCTCGATCGGTTGAGTCGGTGGAGTGAAGGGACCCCATGTGAAGGCAGGCAGCCAGGATTCGGGC contains:
- a CDS encoding beta-ketoacyl [acyl carrier protein] synthase domain-containing protein — translated: MNRIAIVGMACRYPDAASPQELWEIAVDGPRASRWLPDVRMGHWDCISSDPALPDPFYAHDAAALEGFASNRTPHTPATTAYRSPDSAFWLARDALGRAFLDADLPAGEALARKTISVVIGSTHNGEPSRANEVRHPWPYARRLVVGALEEMGWDNVRIAEFTARLEAHYHRRFPPTGQDTVASGLSNAVAGRICSYYNFNGGDYSVGEACSPSLIPVTTAGSVLLSGVADVVVAGGINLSIDPLEIIEFARAGALVKNEMRLYDRYSNGLWRGEGCGMVVLMREEDAIAAGNRIYASIAGWGISYDDQGDITRPEVSGHHRTLQHAYEQAGFGIETVPLFEVDGTGTSVGDSTELTALSQSRAAAGAHTPSAAISSIKGTIGHTKAAAGIAGLIKAAMALDAQILPPAMGFTNPGELLTGKRANLRALHGAEAWPAKAPLRAGVSAMGLGGIKTHVVLEKTEPR